Genomic DNA from Hymenobacter jejuensis:
AGTCGTAGTTGGTATTATAGAATGATATTGCTACGCCAAGATCCGGCGCTCCGCCCCTATTGGGTTAAGGATTGGAACACCTGTTCCAGCGATTTTTCTTCCTGCCGTAAGCCCAACAATACCCAGTCTTGCTGGGCCGCCAAGCGCGAAATGGCGCCGCGCTGATCGGTGCCGGCGGCAGCTCGGATGCGGTAGGTATTGCTACTTTCTACGTCCACACCCAGAATGCCGGGCAGTGCCAAAAGTAATTGCTGGTCAATGGGTTGCTCAAATTCGGCCCGAATGATAGTTTCGCCTGCCGCTCCTGCCGAAAGCGCGCTAACGGGACTGTCGGCAACTAGCTGGCCACGGTTGATGATCACCACCCGGCTGCACAAAGCGGCAACTTCGGGCAAAATGTGCGTGGAGAAAATAACGGTTTTGTCGCGGCCTAACTCCCGAATAAGATTCCGAATTTCCCCGATCTGGTTGGGGTCGAGGCCGGTGGTTGGCTCATCCAAGATCAGGACGCCGGGATCGTGAATCAAGGCTTGCGCGAGCCCAACCCGCTGGCGGTATCCCTTCGACAGGGCTCCGATTTGCTTGTTTTGCTCGCGGCCCAAGCCTACGCGCTCCACCATCTCGGCGACACGTTGCCGGCGGTAGTTGCCCTTCAGGCCGTGTACCGAACCTATAAACTCCAGATATTCATGCACATACATATCCAGATAGAGCGGATTGTGTTCGGGTAGATAGCCGACGCTGCGCCGCACTTCCAGGGGCTCCTGTAGCACGTCGTGGCCTGCTACGCGCACGGTGCCCACGCTCGGCGGCAAGTAGCCCGTCGCAATTTTCATCGTCGTGGACTTGCCGGCGCCGTTCGGACCCAGAAAGCCGAGAATTTCGCCTTTGCCCACCGTAAACGAGATGTCATTTACGGCTGCCTGCGCACCGAACGTTTTGGTAAGATGTTGAACTTCAACCATTTGCTATCCTTATAGAAACACTCCGTGGGACCTGCCTATTTCTTCGGCTGCAAAGGTCGCATTTCAATGTCCACAATGTGAAAGTTGAACGGCGTTTCCAGCGCATAAACGATGGTGGCCGCAATGTCTTCGGGTTGCATCATGTGTTCGTTAGCGTCGGTGCCGGGAATATCATCGAAGAAGTTGGTTTGGACCGACCCCGGATACAGGCACGTAACCTTGATGCCATCGTTGCGCACCTCCTTAAACAGCGATTGCGAAAAGCCACGCACCGCAAACTTCGTGGCGCAATAGCCGGCCATTTTCTCGATGCCCGTGGTGCCGGCGATAGACGACAGGTTGACGATATGCCCGATCTGCTGCTTGCGCATTTGGGGCAGCACAGCCTTGGTACAATAGAACATGCCGTGCACGTTCGTGTCGAACATCAGGTGCCAATCATCCGATGAGAAGCCATCGACAGGTCCTGCGATTCCTAGGCCGGCATTGTTAATCAGGGCATGAATTTCCTCACCCAGTTCGCGCGCGGTATTGGTATATGCTTCTTTAACAGCAACTTCACTGCGTACGTCGCACTCGAAAAACTGAAAACGCTCGTGTTGCAAGTCGTCGGGAGCAGTGCGGCCCCAGCCAGCAACCACGGCGCCGCGGGCCAACAATGCCTCGGCCGTAGCCCGTCCAATTCCTTTGCTGACGCCCGTCAGAATAATTACCTTACCGGTCAGGTCC
This window encodes:
- the gldA gene encoding gliding motility-associated ABC transporter ATP-binding subunit GldA, which translates into the protein MVEVQHLTKTFGAQAAVNDISFTVGKGEILGFLGPNGAGKSTTMKIATGYLPPSVGTVRVAGHDVLQEPLEVRRSVGYLPEHNPLYLDMYVHEYLEFIGSVHGLKGNYRRQRVAEMVERVGLGREQNKQIGALSKGYRQRVGLAQALIHDPGVLILDEPTTGLDPNQIGEIRNLIRELGRDKTVIFSTHILPEVAALCSRVVIINRGQLVADSPVSALSAGAAGETIIRAEFEQPIDQQLLLALPGILGVDVESSNTYRIRAAAGTDQRGAISRLAAQQDWVLLGLRQEEKSLEQVFQSLTQ
- a CDS encoding SDR family oxidoreductase, producing the protein MDLTGKVIILTGVSKGIGRATAEALLARGAVVAGWGRTAPDDLQHERFQFFECDVRSEVAVKEAYTNTARELGEEIHALINNAGLGIAGPVDGFSSDDWHLMFDTNVHGMFYCTKAVLPQMRKQQIGHIVNLSSIAGTTGIEKMAGYCATKFAVRGFSQSLFKEVRNDGIKVTCLYPGSVQTNFFDDIPGTDANEHMMQPEDIAATIVYALETPFNFHIVDIEMRPLQPKK